One region of Agelaius phoeniceus isolate bAgePho1 chromosome 12, bAgePho1.hap1, whole genome shotgun sequence genomic DNA includes:
- the DEF8 gene encoding differentially expressed in FDCP 8 homolog: MRGRCRRTVAMASDERLARFRQAHLNPFNKSPEQLERPEGEPPAPAQQPDPPPGDPEGALDLGLAEDHFSRPVGLILASDVPQLRRAIEECKRVILALPEHSERQKDAVVRLIHLRLKLQELKDPGEDEPNIRVVLEHRFYKEKSKSVKQMCDKCSTIIWGLIQTWYTCTGCYYRCHSKCLPLVSRPCVRAQVSHQAEYQLSICPESGLDSQDYRCAECRAPISLRGVPSEARQCDYTGLYYCSSCHWNDLAVVPARAIHNWDFEPRKVSRCSMRYLALMVSRPVLKLREINPLLFNYVEELVEIRKLRQDILLMKPYFITCKEAMEARLLLQLQDRQHFVENDEMYSLQDLIDIEAGRLGCSLTEIHTLFAKHIKLDCERCQAKGFVCELCREGDVLFPFDSHTSVCADCSAVFHRDCYYDNSTTCPRCARLSLRKQSLFQDSGTEGEP; this comes from the exons ATGCGTGGACGGTGCCG CAGGACGGTGGCAATGGCGTCGGACGAGCGGCTGGCCCGCTTCCGCCAGGCGCACCTGAACCCCTTCAACAAGAGCCCCGAGCAGCTGGAGCGCCCCGAGGGGGAGCCCCCTGCCCCAG CCCAGCAGCCGGATCCCCCCCCGGGGGACCCCGAGGGCGCCCTGGACCTGGGGCTGGCCGAGGACCACTTCTCCCGGCCCGTG GGGCTGATCCTGGCGTCGGACGTGCCGCAGCTGCGCCGCGCCATCGAGGAGTGCAAGCGGGTGATCCTGGCGCTGCCCGAGCACTCGGAGCGCCAGAAGGACGCCGTGGTGCGCCTCATCCACCTCCGCCTCAAGCTGCAGGAGCTCAAG GACCCTGGTGAGGATGAGCCCAACATCCGGGTGGTCCTGGAGCACCGTTTCTACAAGGAGAAGAGTAAGAGCGTCAAGCAGATGTGTGACAAGTGCAGCACCATCATCTGGGGGCTCATCCAGACCTGGTACACCTGCACAG GCTGCTACTACCGCTGCCACAGCAAGTGCCTGCCGCTGGTGAGCCGGCCGTGCGTGCGGGCCCAGGTCAGCCACCAGGCGGAGTACCAGCTCAGCATCTGCCCCGAGAGCGGCCTGGACAGCCAGGACTACCGCTGTGCCGAGTGCCGGGCCCCCATCTCCCTCC ggGGGGTGCCCAGCGAGGCCCGGCAGTGCGACTACACCGGCCTCTACtactgctccagctgccactgGAACGACCTGGCCGTGGTGCCCGCCCGGGCCATCCACAACTGGGACTTCGAGCCCCGCAAG GTGTCACGGTGCAGCATGAGGTACCTGGCACTGATGGTGTCGCGGCCGGTGCTGAAGCTGCGCGAGATCAACCCACTGCTCTTCAACTACGTGGAGGAGCTGGTGGAGATCCGG AAGCTGCGCCAGGACATCCTGCTGATGAAGCCCTACTTCATCACCTGCAAGGAGGCCATGGAGGcacggctgctgctgcag CTGCAGGACCGGCAGCACTTTGTGGAGAACGATGAGATGTACTCGCTGCAGGACCTGATCGACATCGAGGCCGGGCGCCTCGGCTGCTCCCTCACCGAGATCCACACGCTCTTTGCCAAGCACATCAAGCTGGACTGCGAG CGGTGCCAGGCCAAGGGCTTTGTCTGTGAGCTGTGCCGGGAGGGCGACGTGCTCTTCCCCTTCGACAGCCACACCTCGGTCTGCGCCGACTGCTCCGCCGTCTTCCACAG ggactGCTACTACGACAACTCCACCACGTGCCCCCGGTGCGCCCGGCTGAGCCTGAGGAAGCAATCCTTGTTCCAGGACTCCGGCACAGAGGGAGAGCCCTGA
- the DBNDD1 gene encoding dysbindin domain-containing protein 1 isoform X2 codes for MAAPAAAGTGELGKEPLVPERPAGTPTHGPAQETPRVPAEEQGGIPIPSAGLLQVTERRQPLSSVSSLEVHFDLLDLTELTDMSDQELAEVFADSDEENAAGETPGGLQPPPVPRAGYLRSPSWTRAREQGRDKKHLSDPELPPGPPGPPDAFLPAERPREP; via the exons atGGCGGCTCCGGCAGCGGCCGGCACCGGAG AGCTTGGCAAGGAGCCGCTGGTCCCGGAGCGCCCCGCAGGGACCCCCACGCACGGGCCGGCCCAGGAGACCCCCCGAGTCCCCGCGGAGGAGCAGGGGggcatccccatccccagcgCCGGCCTGCTGCAGGTCACCGAGCGCCGAC AGCCCCTGAGCAGCGTCTCCTCGCTGGAGGTGCACTTCGACCTGCTGGACCTGACCGAGCTGACCGATATGTCGGACCAGGAGCTGGCCGAGGTCTTCGCCGACTCCGACGAGGAGAACGCGGCCGGAGAGACGCCCGGCG GGCTGCAGCCGCCGCCGGTGCCGCGGGCCGGGTACCTGCGCTCGCCCTCCTGGACCCGCGCGCGGGAGCAGGGCCGGGACAAGAAGCACCTGAGTGACCCCGAGCTGCCGCCGGGACCGCCGGGACCCCCGGACGCCTTCCTGCCCGCCGAGCGCCCGCGGGAGCCGTAG
- the DBNDD1 gene encoding dysbindin domain-containing protein 1 isoform X1 — protein MQAEARGEFCSREQRPELGKEPLVPERPAGTPTHGPAQETPRVPAEEQGGIPIPSAGLLQVTERRQPLSSVSSLEVHFDLLDLTELTDMSDQELAEVFADSDEENAAGETPGGLQPPPVPRAGYLRSPSWTRAREQGRDKKHLSDPELPPGPPGPPDAFLPAERPREP, from the exons ATGCAGGCGGAGGCCAGAGGGGAATTCTGCAGCCGGGAGCAGCGCCCCG AGCTTGGCAAGGAGCCGCTGGTCCCGGAGCGCCCCGCAGGGACCCCCACGCACGGGCCGGCCCAGGAGACCCCCCGAGTCCCCGCGGAGGAGCAGGGGggcatccccatccccagcgCCGGCCTGCTGCAGGTCACCGAGCGCCGAC AGCCCCTGAGCAGCGTCTCCTCGCTGGAGGTGCACTTCGACCTGCTGGACCTGACCGAGCTGACCGATATGTCGGACCAGGAGCTGGCCGAGGTCTTCGCCGACTCCGACGAGGAGAACGCGGCCGGAGAGACGCCCGGCG GGCTGCAGCCGCCGCCGGTGCCGCGGGCCGGGTACCTGCGCTCGCCCTCCTGGACCCGCGCGCGGGAGCAGGGCCGGGACAAGAAGCACCTGAGTGACCCCGAGCTGCCGCCGGGACCGCCGGGACCCCCGGACGCCTTCCTGCCCGCCGAGCGCCCGCGGGAGCCGTAG